CGCAGCTATCTGAAAGACAGCGAAAGCTATGAAGCAATTGAGACTCATCGGAATTGGGCTACGGTTTAAATGGGCCGCTTTGAAAACTATTGTGTGACAACAATATTATTTATTATTGTGGGATGTTCCGCAGGGCTGGCGCAGTCGATTCTGTTTCAATCCAATATCGTTCGATCCACCGATCCAACCAGCGTTAGCGATACCCTTAAGTCCGCCGCGAAATCACCGACCGGAGCGATGATTCGCTCATTGTTAATTCCGGGATGGGGACAGCTTTACAATAAAAAATATTTCAAAGCCGCATTAGTTTTTGGTGCTGAGGTGGGATTGCTGGCCAATTCCATTTATCTAAATCAGAAATATAAAGCGAGCCAGACGCCAGCAGAGCGCGAGTTTTATATTAACAATCGCAATCTTTCTAATTGGTGGCTGGTTGGGACGATCCTGTTCAGCATGGCCGATGCGTTTGTCGATGCGCACCTTGCCAATTTCGATGAAGGTCCAGATTTGTCATCGAAATTACTACCTCCCTGCAGCGATGGAAAGGATATGGTTATCGGATTATCCGTTCGCATCAACTTTTAATTCTTTCGATCAACTCTTAGGAGGAAATTGTGGCAAATGTAGATGCTTCGCGAGGAAGTTGGGGCTCGAAAATCGGTTTTATTGTTGCGGCTGCTGGTTCAGCCATCGGTCTCGGAAATATCTGGCGCTTCCCTTATGTGACGGGCGAAAACGGCGGAGCGATCTTCGTCCTCATTTATATCATCTTTGTGATTTTGATCGGTTGGCCCGTGATGGTGTCCGAGTTGGCGATCGGACGCCACACAATCAAAAACCCAGTTGGAGCTTTTAAGACGCTATTCCCTAATAGCCTTTGGAAAATGGTTGGCGCGCTGGGCGTTGTCACTGGTATTGGAATTTTGTCTTTCTATGCAGTGATCGCTGGTTATACGGTTGGCTATTTCATTAAAACCATTTTAGGCGAATTTGCTCGAATTGAAACCGCTAATCAGGCTAAGGAAATCTTTGTTGCATTCACGGCCAATCCTTATATTTCTGTGGGACTATTATTTCTTTTCATCCTATTGACGGTTTTAGTGGTCATGGGTGGCGTTTCGGCTGGCATCGAACGATGGTCAAAAATTCTGATGCCCATACTATTGTTGCTCTTAATTTTATTGGCCGCTTATTCCATCGCGTTGCCAAAGGCAAAACAGGGGTTGATCTTTTACTTAAAACCCGATTTTTCCAAATTCTCATTAACCACTTTGGCGCGAGCACTGGGACAGGCGTTGTTCTCGCTGAGCTTGGGTATGGGAACCATGATTACCTACGGAAGCTATATTTCGAAAAAGGACAATTTAGTGACTTCAGCAGGGTATGTATGCTTTTTTGATACCTTAATTGCGATTCTTGCTGGCTTAGTTGTATTCCCCGCTTTATTCGCTATGGACTTGGATCCTGCTGGCGGACCAGGGCTGGTGTTTGTAGTGCTCCCATCCATTTTTGCCAAAATGCCAGGAGGCATGTTTTTTGGTGCTGGCATATTTTTGTTATTAGCGGTGGCGGCGTTGACCTCAACTATTTCGTTGCTGGAAGTTCCAGTGGCCTATTTGGTTGATGAGCATCGATGGCCACGGAAAAAAGCCGTCCTCCTCACGGGAACGGTCACTTTTCTCATCGGAATTCCATCTGCTTTGGCACTGGGAGCTAATAAATTTTTAACAGCATTCATTAAAGAAAATTTTGGATTTTTAGATTTCATGAATGCTTTGTTCGGCAACTATTCACTTTCTCTTGGGGCATTCTTGATCGCGGTTTTTGCTGGATATCAGTGGGGAACGAAAGCGGTAGCGGCAGAGATCACGCAGGAAGGCAATATCTTTTTCCTGCGACAATTATGGATATTTTCAATCCGATTTATTTGTCCGATTGCAATTTTCATCATTCTAGCTTATATTGCTGGGACTGGAAATTATTTCTAATTTAGGATTTGCTCATGGACCGAGAACAGGCCTATGAATTGGCCCGATCAAAATTTTCGAACAAAAATTTATTTAAGCATGTATTAGCCGTGGAAGCTGTGATGCGCGAATTGGCGGCCCATTTTGGTGAGGATCAAGAGCGATGGGGATTGGCTGGATTATTGCATGATCTCGATTATGAACAAACCATGAACGACCCAGAGCGACATACGCTGATCACAGAAGAGCTGCTTCGGCCGTTTCAATTGCATCCAGACATCATAGAGGCGATCAAATGTCATAACGATAAAGCGCCACGGACCAATTTGATCGGCAAGGCAATTTATGCTGCAGATCCAGTAACAGGATTAATTGTAGCAGCAGCCTTGATGCATCCAGAAAAAAAATTAAAATCGATCGACGTAGATTTTATTTTGAGACGGTTCAAAGAAAAACGATTTGCCGCAGGGGCGAACCGAGAGCAGATCAAAACCTGTGAGGATATGGGATTGTCTCTGGAACAATTTTTAGATATTGCGTTGACTGCTATGCAGCGTATTGATAAAGACCTAGGATTGTGAGCATGATTCAAAAGACCAACAGAATCTTATTTTTGTTATTTGGCTTAATATTGTTATTGCCATACAGAACGATCGCCCAAGAAAAGCCTTCAACGCCGAATCGAAACTTTTGTTGCTGGAGCGCTCATTGGAACCTATTGTCTCCCAATCGTCAGTTTAATGTTACACTATCCGACTCCTGGTTTGGCCGGGACAAGGTGCACCATTTTTTGACCAGCGCTTTTTTGAGCGCAGCGGGTTATTATGTGCTGCGCGATGAGCAAAAATATGCAAATCGGACTGCACAGGCGGGCTGTCTGACTTTCTCCATATCAATGGGACTGGCGAAAGAAATTCGGGATGGGATGAAGCCGCAAAATGCCTTTAGCGTTAAAGACCTTGTGGCGGATGTCTTGGGGGCAGCTCTGGGATTAGCCATTGTGGCGGATTTTTAGGTATTTGATGTGAGGGTGAAGCGGATAAAATGTCAAATGATATAGTCGTTTTCGATGATAAACCAAAAGCTGAATGTGCAGTTGTTGGTGTTTATGGACATCCCAAAGCCGCATATTTCACTTATTTGGGGCTCTACGCTTTGCAACATCGGGGGCAAGAGAGCTCGGGAATAGTCTCCAGCGAAGGGGATAAATTTTACAAGCATGTCGATATGGGGCTGGTGGCCGATGTATTTTCGAACATAAAAAATCTCGACAAATTGAAAGGGAGTGCAGCTATCGGCCACAATCGGTATTCGACGACCGGATCGACGCAGCCGATTAACGCCCAGCCTTTGGTGGTAAGTTCGAAATATGGGCCTTTGGCAATTTCACATAATGGAAATTTTATCAATGCATCTGAATTGCATGAGAAATTGGTCAATGATGGGGCGATTTTTCAGACCACGACAGATACCGAGATCGTGCTGCATTTGATTGCTCGATCAAAAAAACCGACAATGATCGAGCGGATCAAGGACGCTCTCAATCAAATCAAAGGGGCTTATTCGCTGGCGATTTTGACCAGCGAGGCGCTGATCGCGGTAAAAGATCCACGCTCTTTTCGACCGTTGTGCATCGGAAGTAAAGAAGGCGGATACATCATCGCCTCGGAATCTTGCGCGCTTGACATCATGGATGCAGAATTGATCCGGGAGGTTGAGCCAGGGGAGATTGTCATTTTTGATCAAAATGGAATGCGGAGCGAATGGCTCGAGGAAAAAGCGGAGCGGAAGGCCTGCATTTTTGAGTTTATCTATTTTTCTCGGCCAGATAGCCGCATCTTCGGGGAAAAGGTTGATAAAGCGCGCCGTCGCCTCGGCAAAGCATTGGCGCTGGAAAATCCAGTTGATGCCGATCGCATTATTTCGGTACCAGACTCCAGCAATACGGCGGCATTGGGATATGCTCAAGAATCCAACATGAGATTCGAGATTGGTCTGATCCGCAACCATTACATCGGTCGCACCTTCATTCACCCAGTGCAATCGATGCGCGATTTCAGCGTCCGGATCAAGTTTAATCCTGTACAGGGAATTTTGAAGGATAAACGAGTTATTATTGTGGAAGATTCCATCGTTCGGGGAACAACGCTCAAGCTTTTGGCCCGCATGATTCGAAAAGCTGGTGCAAAGGAAATCCATGTCCGAGTGAGCTCTCCGCCCATCAAATTTCCCTGCTATTACGGCATGGACTTTCCGACCAAGGAAGAGCTCATCGCTAATAACATGTCAGTGGAGCAGATCCGGGAATTCCTGGAGGTCGAATCCTTGACCTACTTGTCAATGGGAGGCCTGCTGAATGCCGTCCCCCATGAGAATGGAGGCTATTGCACGGCGTGCTTCAGCGGCGATTATCCCATCGTCCCCAATGGGAAGGTTGAAAAGCTGCAATTGGAAAACGGGATCGTTATTGAATAATCCCTAGGCTTAGAATAAGCACGATTATCAGGCTTAGCATTGGTCCATGAGCAATTGTCATGATTGATTTCCACAAATTCTAACAGCAGATGTCTCATGAAATATTTAGACTACTTTTTCGTGCTTAGACCCACGCTGTTTTTTCCAGTGTGGACCGTGTTTTTGGCGGGCTATCATGCCGCTGTCAAATTCGCCCCTGGCGGAATCGCTACGCCACATCCGTTGCCAATTGCCATTTTGTTATCGATTTTGATGGGCGCTGTGTTCATCTTTAATCAACTTGCTGATATTGAGACCGATCGGCGCAATCAGAAACTGTTCTTCATTGCCAACGGCATCATTGATAAAAAAACTGCCCTCACGGAGGCAGTGGGACTGACCTGCTTTTGCTTGGCGATTGCTCTCTGGGTGAATGTGAAATTGGGGATTGCTTTTGCGCTGGTATTCTTTTTTACCGCTGTGCTCTACAGTTTTGGTCCCTTTAGCTGGAAGGATCGACCGATACTGGGGATCATCAATAATTTTTTAGGGGGATGGTCAGTAGCCATCTGTGGTTGGCTGGCGGCTGGTGATCTGGGATGGAAATTGTTCTTGTATGGGGTACCTTATGCGCTGGGATTGGTAGGGGTATTTCTATTGACCACGCTTCCCGATGTGTCTGGCGATAGCGCCGCTGGCAAAATCACCTTTGGTGTGAAATATGGAACGAGAGCAACCACCCGTGTCGCATTGATTTTTGAATTTTTGACCATCATTTCTTCTGGGTTGCTCAAGGATTATGTTTTGTTTGTCCCTGCTATTATGGCGTTGCCGCTGTTTATCTTGGCCGCATATAGCCAAACGATGAGTGCAGTGCTCAGAGCAATTAAATTCACTGTGCTGTTCGCATCGTTAGCAGTAGTTGTGATTTTCCCCTGGTATTTTTTATTGATTCTGGTGATGTTCTATTTTTCAAAATGGTATTATCGAAAGCGATTCAATCTGGAATATCCGAGTTTCGCAGCATAGAAGGGCTAATGGACCGAGTAAAGGCTCTTGGCGTTTCGGAATGTTTAATCTGGTTGAATGAAGGAGCAAACAATGGTTGTTACGAAAGATGATCTATGCGATTTTTGTGGCACGTGCGTATCGGTCTGTCCCGTCGATGTGATTGAGCTATTTGAGGCCCGACTCGTCATCGATCATGTGGGATGCACGCAATGCTTGAATTGCATTAAAATTTGCCCGATGAATGCATTGGAGTTTCGGAATGATAGATGATTATGATATAGTGGTTGTCGGTGCTGGTCCGGCTGGGTCAACAGCCGCCAGAGTCGCTTCCGAACACGGGGCAAAAGTGCTGGTATTGGAAAAGGATCGCGAGATTGGTATTCCCGTGCGCTGCGGTGAAGCTGTGGGCGATAAAGGATTGCGTCGAGTGCTTGAGCCGCGGCCGGAATGGATCGCCAATGCCATTGAGGCGGTGCGATTAATCGCGCCTGATGAGACGGTCGTCACTGTACATCATGATGATATCGGCTATATTTTAGATCGCAAGCGGTTCGATTATGATTTAGCGATGATGGCGGCCCAGCGAGGCGCTAAAATTGTTACCAAAGCTTATGTGTATGGATTAATAATTGAAAACGGCACAGTGAAGGGGGTAAAGGTATTGCATCTGGGCAACCATTATCAAATTCGGGCTAAAGTTGTTATCGGTGCCGACGGTGTAGAATCCCGCGTCGGGCGCTGGGCGGGTTTGAAAACTGCAGTGCGCTTGAAGGATATGGAAAGCTGCGTGCAGATGACCGTCTCAAATATCACGCTCGATCGACGCTATTGTGATTTTTATTTTGCGACAACAGTAGCACCAGGTGGGTATCTTTGGGTGTTCCCAAAGAACGACCATTTAGCCAACATCGGATTAGGTGTTTCTGGAGAATTCGCTGCCAAGAAAGCACCGCTATTTTATCTTCGGGAATTCATTGATCGCAAATTTCCGAAGGCAGCGATTTTAACAACAGTGGCTGGGGGAGTTCCCTGTGCCCCATTCATGGATAAAATCGTTACTTCTGGATTGATGCTGGTAGGGGATGCAGCTCATCAGGCTAATCCATTGACTGGCGGCGGCATTGTGCAGAGCATCATCGCTGCTGAAATTGCGGGACGGGTCGCAGCCATGGCCTGCAAAGAAAATGATTGCAGCGAAACTCGGCTTCAAGAGTACAGCAAAGCGTGGGACAAAGAGAACGGCAGCAACCACCGTCGCGCCTATCGCCTGAAAGAGGCGGTGTACAAACTCACTGATTCAGATTTAAATCGAACAGCCGCAGCCATCGCCCAAAAGCCACCGGAAAAACAGACCATTTTGAATATTTTTACAACGGCGCTCATTCAGCATCCCAAATTATTGCCCGACATTGTCAAGTTATTTATGGCCTAATTGAGAATTTAAGCTCACAATGGAGATCACCGATCGCATGCCGAAATGAATTTCAAAGGAGATGGGAGACCGAAAATGAATGTGAAAAAATTTTTTTTCATATGGATTATTGCCATGATGGTGATCTCATGGTTGATTCCAAATGAAATCAAATCACAGAACCAGCTCCAGATCCGACGTTCAAATGAATTGACTCGATCTGCGATTTAATTATTGCGCGAGCAGAAACCAGAGAAAGCCAAATTTGAATTGCAACGGGCAATTCGGTTAAATCCCAAAAATATTCTGGCGCATGAGCTACTCTCTATTATTTTTTACCGTCAGCAGCGCATCCGAGAAGCAGAAAAGCATGCGGCCATTGCTGTATCAATTAATCCAAAATCAAGTCGGGCCCTATTTGTGCTGGGAGCAATCAATGCAAAGCGGGGAAGGTCGGATCTTGCCCTCGAGCAATTGCAAACGGCCCTGGTCGCGTTGCCAGATGCCGAATATCGAGCTGAGGCAAGAGATCTATTGAATAAAATTCGATCACAATCAGATGATGTTCAGCCAGCTTCTTAGCGATCCAGATCTGAGGATCTTCCTATTACGCCGCTGGCTTTAGACTATAAACCACCGATAGCTGTCTTTCCGTTTGAAGATACAAACGCTCGAGCGGAAATGACGAAACTGGGCCAAAGCCTGACAGAGATGCTAATCACGGCTCTGATTCAGACCGGCAGATTCACGGTGATCGAACGTGTCCAATTGGATAAGATCATCTCAGAGCAAGCGCTCGGTCAAACTGGGCTGATCGATACCGAGACGGCGATAGAAATCGGAAAATTGTCTGGCTTGGCTGGGATCGTGGTCGGCAGTCTGACCCAGCTCAAATCGGCATTGGAGGCAGATGCGCGCTTGATCAATGGAGTTTCTGGCGAAGCGCTTGCCGCAGCCAATTCTCGAGTCTCCAATTTGGATGATACGCGGCAGTTAGCTGTCGATTTGGCCAATCAATTAGCGGCCAAAGCGGATTTGCTCGTCTCTCCGGCTGACTGCGCTCAAAGCCTCCGTTAGGTTTTGTAATTGACAAAAATCAAATTCAGCATGAAAACGCCCTCAGAATGAGTTCGGGTATTTTATGAGGTAGATGAATGTTTGGGAAGCTAACGCAGAAATTATTTAAGACGCGCGAAGGGATCATCGGCAAATTGGCTGCAAGCCTTAAGATCCATCAGGTGCTCGATGAAGATCTATTTGATGAACTGGAAGAAATTTTGATCGCTGGCGATGTTGGAGTAAATACCGCGCTGGAGCTCATAGAAAGCGTCCGGCAGCAAACGAAGGAATTGGGCATCAAAAAAAGCGAAAATATCATGCGGTTCTTAAAGAGCGCCATGTTGAAAGCTTTTGAAAGCGAGGGACAGATCACCCTCAGAATTGATGAGAGCTATTTTCAGCCGGCTCAGCGGCCGTTTGTGATTATGGTCGTTGGGGTGAATGGCACGGGTAAAACAACCACCATTGGGAAATTGGCATGGCAATTTAAGAATCATGGCAATAAGGTGCTGATCGCTGCTGCTGATACGTTTCGGGCTGCTGCGGCCGATCAATTGGATATCTGGGCCGATCGCGCTCATGTGGATATCATCAAAACCCAGCCAGGAGCTGATCCTGCTTCCATTGCTTATGATTCGCTCCAGGCGGCCATCAGCCGAAAGCTCGATGTGTTGATCATCGATACGGCTGGCCGGCTTCATACCAAGTCGAATTTGATGGAGGAGCTGAAGAAGATCCGGCGAGTGCTGGGCAAATTGCAGCCTTCCGCCCCAGAAGAAACATTGCTCGTGCTCGATGCGACAACAGGACAAAACGGATTAAACCAAGCACGACAATTCACAGAAGCAGTGGGCGTGACTGGGATTGTACTGACGAAACTGGATGGCACGGCAAAGGGGGGCATTGTTTTGGCCATTCGGAAAGAGTTGGGACTGCCTGTGAAGTTCATCGGAGTTGGAGAGAAAATCGATGATTTAGAGCCTTTCGATTATACTGCATTTGTTGAGGCGCTCTTTCAATGAAGCTCTGTATGATCACCCTGGGTTGCCCTAAAAATCTCGTCGATTCCGAATATTTGCTCGGTGCTTTGGGCAACAATCAAATCCAGTTGG
This region of candidate division KSB1 bacterium genomic DNA includes:
- a CDS encoding DUF5683 domain-containing protein; its protein translation is MTTILFIIVGCSAGLAQSILFQSNIVRSTDPTSVSDTLKSAAKSPTGAMIRSLLIPGWGQLYNKKYFKAALVFGAEVGLLANSIYLNQKYKASQTPAEREFYINNRNLSNWWLVGTILFSMADAFVDAHLANFDEGPDLSSKLLPPCSDGKDMVIGLSVRINF
- a CDS encoding sodium-dependent transporter — translated: MANVDASRGSWGSKIGFIVAAAGSAIGLGNIWRFPYVTGENGGAIFVLIYIIFVILIGWPVMVSELAIGRHTIKNPVGAFKTLFPNSLWKMVGALGVVTGIGILSFYAVIAGYTVGYFIKTILGEFARIETANQAKEIFVAFTANPYISVGLLFLFILLTVLVVMGGVSAGIERWSKILMPILLLLLILLAAYSIALPKAKQGLIFYLKPDFSKFSLTTLARALGQALFSLSLGMGTMITYGSYISKKDNLVTSAGYVCFFDTLIAILAGLVVFPALFAMDLDPAGGPGLVFVVLPSIFAKMPGGMFFGAGIFLLLAVAALTSTISLLEVPVAYLVDEHRWPRKKAVLLTGTVTFLIGIPSALALGANKFLTAFIKENFGFLDFMNALFGNYSLSLGAFLIAVFAGYQWGTKAVAAEITQEGNIFFLRQLWIFSIRFICPIAIFIILAYIAGTGNYF
- a CDS encoding HDIG domain-containing protein; this translates as MDREQAYELARSKFSNKNLFKHVLAVEAVMRELAAHFGEDQERWGLAGLLHDLDYEQTMNDPERHTLITEELLRPFQLHPDIIEAIKCHNDKAPRTNLIGKAIYAADPVTGLIVAAALMHPEKKLKSIDVDFILRRFKEKRFAAGANREQIKTCEDMGLSLEQFLDIALTAMQRIDKDLGL
- the purF gene encoding amidophosphoribosyltransferase, translated to MSNDIVVFDDKPKAECAVVGVYGHPKAAYFTYLGLYALQHRGQESSGIVSSEGDKFYKHVDMGLVADVFSNIKNLDKLKGSAAIGHNRYSTTGSTQPINAQPLVVSSKYGPLAISHNGNFINASELHEKLVNDGAIFQTTTDTEIVLHLIARSKKPTMIERIKDALNQIKGAYSLAILTSEALIAVKDPRSFRPLCIGSKEGGYIIASESCALDIMDAELIREVEPGEIVIFDQNGMRSEWLEEKAERKACIFEFIYFSRPDSRIFGEKVDKARRRLGKALALENPVDADRIISVPDSSNTAALGYAQESNMRFEIGLIRNHYIGRTFIHPVQSMRDFSVRIKFNPVQGILKDKRVIIVEDSIVRGTTLKLLARMIRKAGAKEIHVRVSSPPIKFPCYYGMDFPTKEELIANNMSVEQIREFLEVESLTYLSMGGLLNAVPHENGGYCTACFSGDYPIVPNGKVEKLQLENGIVIE
- a CDS encoding UbiA family prenyltransferase, whose translation is MKYLDYFFVLRPTLFFPVWTVFLAGYHAAVKFAPGGIATPHPLPIAILLSILMGAVFIFNQLADIETDRRNQKLFFIANGIIDKKTALTEAVGLTCFCLAIALWVNVKLGIAFALVFFFTAVLYSFGPFSWKDRPILGIINNFLGGWSVAICGWLAAGDLGWKLFLYGVPYALGLVGVFLLTTLPDVSGDSAAGKITFGVKYGTRATTRVALIFEFLTIISSGLLKDYVLFVPAIMALPLFILAAYSQTMSAVLRAIKFTVLFASLAVVVIFPWYFLLILVMFYFSKWYYRKRFNLEYPSFAA
- a CDS encoding 4Fe-4S binding protein, whose translation is MVVTKDDLCDFCGTCVSVCPVDVIELFEARLVIDHVGCTQCLNCIKICPMNALEFRNDR
- a CDS encoding NAD(P)/FAD-dependent oxidoreductase, whose translation is MIDDYDIVVVGAGPAGSTAARVASEHGAKVLVLEKDREIGIPVRCGEAVGDKGLRRVLEPRPEWIANAIEAVRLIAPDETVVTVHHDDIGYILDRKRFDYDLAMMAAQRGAKIVTKAYVYGLIIENGTVKGVKVLHLGNHYQIRAKVVIGADGVESRVGRWAGLKTAVRLKDMESCVQMTVSNITLDRRYCDFYFATTVAPGGYLWVFPKNDHLANIGLGVSGEFAAKKAPLFYLREFIDRKFPKAAILTTVAGGVPCAPFMDKIVTSGLMLVGDAAHQANPLTGGGIVQSIIAAEIAGRVAAMACKENDCSETRLQEYSKAWDKENGSNHRRAYRLKEAVYKLTDSDLNRTAAAIAQKPPEKQTILNIFTTALIQHPKLLPDIVKLFMA
- a CDS encoding tetratricopeptide repeat protein, giving the protein MREQKPEKAKFELQRAIRLNPKNILAHELLSIIFYRQQRIREAEKHAAIAVSINPKSSRALFVLGAINAKRGRSDLALEQLQTALVALPDAEYRAEARDLLNKIRSQSDDVQPAS
- a CDS encoding CsgG/HfaB family protein, encoding MAVFPFEDTNARAEMTKLGQSLTEMLITALIQTGRFTVIERVQLDKIISEQALGQTGLIDTETAIEIGKLSGLAGIVVGSLTQLKSALEADARLINGVSGEALAAANSRVSNLDDTRQLAVDLANQLAAKADLLVSPADCAQSLR
- the ftsY gene encoding signal recognition particle-docking protein FtsY — its product is MFGKLTQKLFKTREGIIGKLAASLKIHQVLDEDLFDELEEILIAGDVGVNTALELIESVRQQTKELGIKKSENIMRFLKSAMLKAFESEGQITLRIDESYFQPAQRPFVIMVVGVNGTGKTTTIGKLAWQFKNHGNKVLIAAADTFRAAAADQLDIWADRAHVDIIKTQPGADPASIAYDSLQAAISRKLDVLIIDTAGRLHTKSNLMEELKKIRRVLGKLQPSAPEETLLVLDATTGQNGLNQARQFTEAVGVTGIVLTKLDGTAKGGIVLAIRKELGLPVKFIGVGEKIDDLEPFDYTAFVEALFQ